The following coding sequences are from one Arthrobacter crystallopoietes window:
- a CDS encoding N-acetylglucosamine kinase, whose protein sequence is MAHILIGLDIGGTKTHAIRLEDGTITAEAVAGSANVQNVSREAASTALAEVFSALGGDADRVIAGAGGIDTANDAGALAALISPFAPHAEIRAVHDSRLVLAAGRARRGIAVIAGTGSAVWGTDGTGNEARAGGWGYLLGDEGSGYWLGRELVRHALRRRDQGLGPDALTRALLADCSLADPVELIAHFHGPTGRRYWAQRSRLIVEAAATDPVAAELLAVAANDLARLILQVAGRLDISGPVILGGGLGANVPQLAARIAAALAPHGIDDVRQLDREPVYGVDLLDDPAGRASRAVSDAPTPDSRKS, encoded by the coding sequence ATGGCGCACATTCTGATCGGACTGGACATCGGCGGCACCAAGACCCATGCCATCCGCCTGGAGGACGGCACCATCACTGCCGAAGCCGTGGCGGGCAGTGCCAACGTGCAGAACGTTTCCCGTGAAGCGGCGTCCACCGCGCTGGCCGAAGTTTTCTCTGCCCTGGGCGGCGATGCGGACAGGGTGATCGCCGGGGCCGGCGGGATTGATACAGCGAACGACGCCGGTGCCCTGGCCGCGCTCATCTCGCCTTTTGCGCCGCATGCGGAAATCCGTGCCGTCCACGATTCACGCCTGGTGCTCGCCGCCGGACGGGCCCGCCGCGGCATCGCGGTCATCGCCGGCACCGGATCGGCGGTCTGGGGCACCGACGGCACCGGGAATGAGGCCCGGGCAGGGGGCTGGGGCTATCTGCTGGGGGACGAGGGCAGCGGCTACTGGCTGGGCCGGGAACTGGTCCGGCACGCACTGCGACGCCGCGACCAAGGCCTGGGGCCCGATGCGCTGACACGTGCACTTCTGGCCGACTGCTCGCTGGCGGATCCGGTGGAGCTGATCGCACACTTCCACGGTCCCACCGGCCGTCGCTACTGGGCGCAGCGTTCGCGGCTGATTGTCGAGGCTGCTGCCACGGATCCGGTGGCCGCGGAGCTGCTGGCTGTCGCCGCGAATGATCTGGCGCGGCTCATCCTCCAGGTTGCCGGCCGGTTGGATATTTCGGGGCCAGTGATCCTCGGCGGCGGACTGGGGGCGAACGTGCCGCAACTGGCGGCACGCATTGCCGCCGCTCTTGCCCCGCATGGCATCGACGACGTGCGCCAGCTGGACCGGGAACCGGTCTACGGTGTGGACCTGCTCGACGATCCGGCCGGACGCGCGAGCCGCGCGGTTTCGGACGCGCCAACTCCGGATTCCCGCAAGTCATAA